A stretch of DNA from Candidatus Dechloromonas phosphoritropha:
TATCGAACGCAGCAACGACTGCTCATCGCTGCCCTTGCCCCGACAGGAGCCGGTCGCGGCATTGAGGACCGCCCCGCTACCCAAACAAACGAGCCCAACGATCCGGCACTGCGGGAAACCCAACCCCGGCTTCTGGCTCGTCGGTTGCGGGTGGACGACCTGATTGTCTGAGGTGTCGGGCATTACGACGGTCGTCCCGTCCACCAGACGGACGGGACGACCCCGCCAATGCCAAGCTGTCGGCGCCTGCGTGGCGACTCTTTGCCCCACGTGGCACGCCAGTGTACTGAGCATCTTCAAAGGCAAGCGCTTTCGCGCCCGGCAATAGGCGCCCGTGTGGGTGCTGCCCGGCACCAGGCCGCCAACCAGGCATTTGACCGCACGGTCATTGACTGCCTTCTGGCAGGAACAATCGGTGCTCAGCGCTTGGGCCAGAAACATCGACAACGTCTCCGTCGGGGGATATTGCCTTTCTCGGTGGGGCGGCAGTTCAGATTCCACGGCATCGAACAATTCCGGCCCCATCAACAGGTTGAAAAACGCATAGGCGTCGCTCTGGGCAGCGTGGGCCTTGACCGTTCGGTGTTGCTGTGCGCGTGTACTGCGGATAGGATGCATTTGGGCTGGCTCATCGTGGGCGGGTTGGGTGTTTGGCGACGCCAACTTATCACGCGTCGATCCAGCCTGTTTCATCATTTGCATCAAAGAGTTGAACGTTAAGTAAGTGCCATTCGACTCAAGGGCCGTTCTTGAGCTTCAAGGAAGGTGACTTGATTCAAGCCAGAGATGGTCGTTCGGCTGTACAGGTTCGATTCGCGAACCCTATGGGCTGGGACCCTTCCAAGGGCGAGATGTATCAGGGGAGCGTGTTTTATTTGGAATACGAAGTATCCGAAGGCGTCTACACTAAATTGCAGGAACGCACTTGCACTCAAATGCAATTCTTGCAACTGGTGATATTTGGCAAATACGAATCCGAGTTAGAGAGCGGTTCGCCGTAGGCAAAGTTCAGTTCGATAGGAACACGGTGGGCTGGTGGAGGGTGTTCTCGAATTTCAATGTGGTACCCCCAGGTGGAATCGAACCACCAATTCGCCCTTAGGAGGGGCGTGTTATATCCATTTAACTATGGAGGCCGCGCATGCGCCGGGTTCCGGCGCCATCGCCAAGAACGCATTGTACCGGTGTAGTGCCTGCTTCGGATAGTTGCGGCGATCGTCCGACGTATCTCAAACCGAATGCGTCGCGCGCGGCGCCAAGCGGATAAAATGTCGCTTCCCTTGGCCGGCGGTTCCGCGGGTCGCCGTTTTCAGAATTCCGATGCCTTATCTCAAACTTTCCGACGCCTGTCTCGCGTATGGCCACGTTCCGCTGCTCGATCACGCGGATTTCCTGCTCGACCCGGGCGAGCGCGTCGCGCTGATCGGCCGCAACGGGACCGGCAAGTCATCCCTGCTGGCGGCTCTGGCGGCCGGAACCGGGAGGGGCAAGCTCGACGACGGCGAGGTCTGGGTGCAGCCCGGTATCCACGTCGGCTACGTACCCCAGGAGCCGCTCTTCGATGCACGGTCGACGGTGTTCGCGGCGGTGATTTCGGGGATGGGCGAGGCCTCGCGCCTGCTCGCCGCGTATCACGGCGTTTCACACCAACTAGCCGAAGGTGCCGGCGATCACGATGCCTTGCTGGCGCAGATGGATGCCCTGCAGCACGAACTGGAGGCCTGCGGCGCGTGGACCCACGAGGCGCAGGCGGAGAAGGTCATCGATCGCTTCGGGCTCGACCCGGACGCCAGAGTCGGCAGTCTTTCCGGCGGCCAGAAGAAGCGTCTGGCGCTGGCCCAGGCGCTGGCCATCACGCCGGAGGTGCTGCTCCTTGACGAGCCGACCAATCATCTCGACATTGCCGCCATCGAATGGCTGGAGAACATGCTGATCGAGACCGGTGTCACGCTGCTCTTCATCACTCACGACCGGACCTTTCTCGATCGTGTGTGCACGCGCATCGTCGAGCTCGATCGCGGCAAGCTGGCGAGCTTTCCCGGCAGCTTCAGCGACTACCAGCGGCGCAAGGAACTGCTGCTGCACGAGGAGGCGCTGGCCAACGCGCGCGCCGACAAGTTGCTCAAGGAAGAAGAGGTGTGGATCCGCAAGGGTGTCGAGGCGCGGCGGACGCGAGCGGTATTCCGGGTCCAGCGGCTCGACCTGCTGCGCGCCGAACGTCAGGCGCGGCGCGAACGCATGGGGAAGGTCAATCTGCAGCTCGATGCCGGCGACCGAAGCGGCAAGCTGGTCGCCGAACTCGAGCATGTCAGCAAGTCCTATCCTCCAAGGGGACTTCCTGCGGGGCGTGGTCAACAGCCGGTCGTGCGCGATTTTTCAGCGCGTATCCAGCGTGGTGACAGGATCGGCGTGATCGGCCCCAATGGCGCCGGCAAGACGACGCTGCTGCGCCTGATTCTCGGCGAGTTGAAGCCGGACGCCGGCATCGTCCGGCTGGGAACGAAGATCGATGTTGCCTATTTTGACCAGTTCCGTACCCAGCTCGATCCGGATTCGTCGCTGGTCGATGTCATTTCCCCGGGCTCCGATTTCGTCGACATCGGCGGTGCGCGCAAGCACGTGATTGGCTACCTCGAGGACTTCCTTTTCCGGCCCGAGCGGGCAAGATCGCCGGTCAGTTCGCTATCCGGCGGCGAGCGCAACCGCCTGCTGCTGGCCCGCCTGTTTGCCAGGCCGGCCAACGTGCTGGTTCTCGACGAGCCGACCAACGATCTCGACATCGAAACGCTGGAACTGCTCGAGGAATTGCTCGCCAACTACGACGGGACGCTGTTCCTGGTCAGCCATGACCGGACCTTCCTCGACAATGTCGTGACCCAGACCATCGCCGCCGAGGGCGACGGCCATTGGAAGGAGTATGCCGGCGGCTACAGCGACTGGGCTGCCTACAAGGCGAGCGTGGCCAGGGAGTCGGCGAGACAGAAGACCGAGGCCAGGCCGGCAGTCAAGGCTCCCGAGCCGACAAAAGCCAGGGGCGACAAGTTGTCTTGGAAGGAGCAGCGCGAGCTCGAGGCACTGCCAGGCCAGATTTCCGCACTCGAGAGCGAACAGGTTGAACTGGGCAAGCGCCTCGCCGATGCGTCGATCTACCAGAGCGATCCGCAGGCGGCACAGACGGCGGCCGGGCGGCTGGCGGTCATCGACGATGAACTGATGGCGCTGCTCGAACGCTGGGAAGCGCTTGAGGCGCGTGCCGGGAACCCGGCATGATCCGCGTTTTCGAATTGAATTTTGGAGACTGTTGCGCATGAGCAAGCCAAGCTGGCGCACACCGCTGGTCATCCTGGTGGGCGGCTGCATCATCCTGACGTTGGCGATGGGCGTGCGCCATACCGGCGGCCTTTTCCTGCAGCCGATGACCGCCGACCACGGCTGGAGCCGCGAAACCTTCTCGTTCGCTTTCGCGCTGCAGAATCTGATCTGGGGGCTGGGCTCACCTTTTGCCGGGGCGCTCGCCGACCGTCACGGCGCCGGGCGCACGGTGCTCGGCGCCGCCGTGCTCTATGTCATCGGGCTGGTTTTGATGGCCTATTCCGCCACGCCTCTGGCTTTCAATCTCTCGGCCGGCGTGCTGGTCGGCCTTGGCCTGTCCGGCACCACCTTCGCCGTCATCATGGGCGTCATCGGCCGCCACACGACCCCCGAGCGGCGCAGCCTGGCACTCGGCATCGCCAGCGCTGGCGGCTCCTTCGGCCAGTTCGCTGTGCTGCCGGTCGGCCAGATGCTGATCTCCACCTACGGCTGGCAGAGCGCACTGGTGCTGCTCGCCGCCGGGGTCGGACTGATCGCGCCACTCGCCTACGCCATGGCCGATGGACACAAGCCGTCGGCGGGCGCCGGCCAGTCGGTCGCCCAGGCTTTGCATGAAGCCCGTGGCGAGAAGAGTTTTCACTACCTTTTCTGGGGCTATTTCGTGTGCGGCTTCCAGACCGCCTTTATCATGCTGCACCTGCCGTCTTTCGTCGTTGACGCCGGCTTCTCGGCCAATATCGGCATGACCGCGGTGGCGCTGATCGGTCTCTTCAACATCTTCGGCTCGTTCTTCTTCGGCTGGGGCGGCGGGCGCTACAGCAAGAAAAACCTGCTGGCCATCATCTATGCGCTGCGCGCCGTGGCGATCGCCTTTTTTCTGCTGTTTCCGCTGTCGACCGCAACGGTCTGGATTTTCGCCGCTGCGATGGGTCTCCTGTGGCTCGGCACGGTGCCGCTGACCAACGGCCTGATCGCCCAGATCTTCGGCCTGCGCTACATGTCGATGCTGACCGGTGTCGTCTTCCTCGGCCACCAGCTCGGCGCCTTCCTCGGCGTCTGGCTGGGTGGGCGAATTTTCGACCAAACCGGTTCTTATCTGCTGGCCTGGCTGATCGCCATTGGCCTCTCGGTCGTTGCCGCGCTTTGCTCGTGGCCGATCAACGAGAAGCCGCTGGCACGGCAGGCGGTGCCGGCATAAAGCCGCACTGGCGCTGGTTTCTCGCCGGGGTCGGCGCCGCGCTGGCGATCCTGCTGCTGGCCTTCATCTTCGTTTCTTACCAAATGCCGGAGCTGCTGCTCGACTGGTCCAACCTCCGCTATTGCGGCTAGGCGATTGCTCTGCGTGCGATAATTGCCTTCATTCAGTTATTTGCGGCCCGCTATGCGCTACACGATCATTCCCGTTACTCCCTTCGAGCAGAACTGCACCGTTTTCTGGTGCGAAAAGACCCGCCAGGCTGCTGTCATCGACCCGGGCGGAGACGTCGAGCGCGTCCTCGACTTTCTCGATCAGGAGAAGCTGATGCTGGCGAAAATACTCGTCACCCATGGTCATATCGACCATGCCGGCGGGGTGGCCGCGCTGGCGGCGCGCACCGGCGCGCCGATCGAGGGGCCGCAGGAGGAAGACCGTTTCTGGATCCAGAGCATGCCCCAGCAAAGCAAGATGTTCGGTGTGTCGAGCGCGTTGAGCTTTGAGCCGGACCGCTGGCTGCACGCTGGCGACAAGGTGAATTTCGGCGAAATCGAGCTCGAGGTTTTACATTGCCCCGGCCACACGCCCGGCCATGTCGTCTTCTTCCATCGGCCGAGCCGGCTGGCGCAGGTCGGGGATGTGCTGTTCCAAGGGTCGATCGGGCGCACCGACTTCCCCCGTGGTGATTACGACACGCTGATCCGCTCGATCAAGGAGCGCCTGTTCCCGCTCGGTGACGATGTTGAATTCATCTGCGGGCACGGCCCGATGTCCACACTGGGCGAGGAGCGGCGCCACAACCCTTTCCTGAGCGGCAGGTACGGCTGATCGGGCGGCCGGAGTTGCTGTTGCGGTCGACGCCGTTTTCCGGCCAATTTTCGCAAAGGCCGCGATGACCCCTCCCTACTGGCAGCAGGCCGCGCGCGAGCTGGCGGCCGCCGACGAGCGCATGGGCGAACTGGTTGAGCGCTATTCTGGCCTCGGTCTCGTTTCGCGCGGTGACCCGTTTGCGACTCTGGCGCGTTCGATCGTCGGGCAACAGATATCGGTCAAGGCGGCGGATTCCGTCTGGGGGCGTTTTGTCGCGGCGCTACCCGAGGTTTCACCGCAGGCGGTCATGGTGGCTGGCGAGGAAGGTCTCGCCGGTTGCGGCCTGTCGCGGCGCAAGAGCGAGTACGTGCGCGATCTTGCGGCGCATTTTGTCGCGGGGCGACTCGATCCATCCGCCTGGGCCGCGCTGGACGACGAGGCGCTGATTGCCGCCCTCACCGAGGTGCGCGGCATCGGCCGGTGGACCGCCGAAATGTTCCTGATCTTCAACCAGCTGCGTCCGGATGTTTTCCCCATTGACGATCTCGGCCTGCGGCGGGCGGTGTTCGAGCGCTACTTCGCCGGCGCCAGGCAGTCGCGTCAGGTGCTCGCGGAATTTGGCGAGCGCTGGCGGCCCTGGCGCTCGGTTGCGACCTGGCACCTGTGGCGCAGCCTGGACCCGCTCCCGGTCGAGTATTGAGCCGGGCGTTTCGGGCTTTGAGTTAAAATACGCGCCAATCAGGAAAACGGTCTGTCCATGAAAACAACCTTTCTCGACTTCGAACAGTCGATCGCCGAACTCGAATCCAAGATCGAAGAGTTGCGCTTTGTTCAGGATGATTCCGCCGTCGACATCGCCGAAGAGATCGAGCGACTGGAAAAAAAGAGCGCCCAACTGACCAAGGACGTCTATGCCAAGCTTTCGCCGTGGCAGATTTCCCAGGTGGCGCGCCATCCGCAGCGCCCCTACACGCTCGATTACCTGTCGCTGATCTTCTCTGATTTCGAGGAATTGCACGGCGATCGCGCTTTCGCCGACGACCATGCCATCGTCGGCGGCCTGGCCCGTTTCAACGGTCAGCCGGTGATGGTGATCGGCCACCAGAAGGGACGCGATACCAAGGAAAAAATTTATCGGAATTTCGGCATGCCGCGCCCGGAAGGTTACCGCAAGGCCTTGCGCCTGATGAGGCTGGCCGAGAAATTCGGCCTGCCGGTGCTGACCTTCGTCGATACGCCGGGCGCCTATCCCGGCATCGATGCCGAGGAGCGCGGCCAGTCCGAGGCGATCGGCCGCAATCTCTACGTGATGGCCGAGTTGAAGGTACCGGTGATCGTCACCATCATCGGCGAAGGCGGTTCCGGCGGCGCGCTGGCGATTGCGGTCGGTGACGTTCTGCACATGCTGCAATACTCGACCTACTCGGTGATTTCTCCCGAGGGTTGCGCCTCGATTCTCTGGAAGAGCGCCGACAAGGCGCCCGAGGCGGCCGAAACCATGGGGATTACCGCGCCGCGCCTGAAGACGCTTGGGTTGGTCGACAGGATTGTCAGCGAGCCGCTAGGCGGTGCGCATCGCGACCATGTGGCGATGGCGCAATCCTTGAAGAAGGTGCTGCAGGATGCGCTGATGAACCTCTCCGCGCTGTCGACCACGGAACTGCTCGCCAAGCGCTACGAGCGGCTGATGAGCTATGGCCGCTTCAAGGAACAACCTGCAAAGTAGTCTCCCGGCCAGGGTTGCCGCGTTTCTCGCAACCCGTACGACGCCGGGTGAGGACATTTGCGTGGGACTCTCGGGTGGTTGCGATTCGGTCGCCCTCCTGAATGTTCTCGCTATTCTTGTTCCGCACGGGCATTTGCGGGCCGTGCACGTCCATCACGGCCTGTCGACAAATGCCGATCGCTGGGCCGATTTCTGCACTGACTATTGCCGGGATCTCGGCATCGGCCTGTTGGTCGAACGTGTCGAAGTCGACCGGCGCAGTGGCCTCGGACTCGAAGCGGCAGCCCGTGAAGCGCGCTACCGGGTGTTTTCCGGGTCAACCGGCGGACTTCTCATGCTTGGGCATCATCAGGGTGACCAGGCGGAAACCCTGCTCTTCAACCTGCTGCGCGGCACCGGCGTTTCCGGAGCCGCCGGCATGCCGGTCGACCGGCAGCATGGCCAGCTACGCATCCTGCGCCCGCTGCTCGACACCAGCCGCGAAGAAATCGAAGCCTATGCGCGGCAGCACGCGCTCACCTGGGTGGATGACGAAAGCAACGCCGATACCGGCCTGACGCGCAATTTCCTGCGTCATTCGGTGTTGACCGCAGTCGCCAGCCGCTTTACGGCAGCCGAGAAAAATCTGGCGCAGGCAGCCGGGCGCTTCGCCGAGGCCGCTATCCTGCTCGACCAACTGGCGGCCATCGACTGGCAGGCAGCGGCAGTCGACGACACCCTGGATC
This window harbors:
- a CDS encoding ATP-binding cassette domain-containing protein gives rise to the protein MPYLKLSDACLAYGHVPLLDHADFLLDPGERVALIGRNGTGKSSLLAALAAGTGRGKLDDGEVWVQPGIHVGYVPQEPLFDARSTVFAAVISGMGEASRLLAAYHGVSHQLAEGAGDHDALLAQMDALQHELEACGAWTHEAQAEKVIDRFGLDPDARVGSLSGGQKKRLALAQALAITPEVLLLDEPTNHLDIAAIEWLENMLIETGVTLLFITHDRTFLDRVCTRIVELDRGKLASFPGSFSDYQRRKELLLHEEALANARADKLLKEEEVWIRKGVEARRTRAVFRVQRLDLLRAERQARRERMGKVNLQLDAGDRSGKLVAELEHVSKSYPPRGLPAGRGQQPVVRDFSARIQRGDRIGVIGPNGAGKTTLLRLILGELKPDAGIVRLGTKIDVAYFDQFRTQLDPDSSLVDVISPGSDFVDIGGARKHVIGYLEDFLFRPERARSPVSSLSGGERNRLLLARLFARPANVLVLDEPTNDLDIETLELLEELLANYDGTLFLVSHDRTFLDNVVTQTIAAEGDGHWKEYAGGYSDWAAYKASVARESARQKTEARPAVKAPEPTKARGDKLSWKEQRELEALPGQISALESEQVELGKRLADASIYQSDPQAAQTAAGRLAVIDDELMALLERWEALEARAGNPA
- a CDS encoding MFS transporter, translated to MSKPSWRTPLVILVGGCIILTLAMGVRHTGGLFLQPMTADHGWSRETFSFAFALQNLIWGLGSPFAGALADRHGAGRTVLGAAVLYVIGLVLMAYSATPLAFNLSAGVLVGLGLSGTTFAVIMGVIGRHTTPERRSLALGIASAGGSFGQFAVLPVGQMLISTYGWQSALVLLAAGVGLIAPLAYAMADGHKPSAGAGQSVAQALHEARGEKSFHYLFWGYFVCGFQTAFIMLHLPSFVVDAGFSANIGMTAVALIGLFNIFGSFFFGWGGGRYSKKNLLAIIYALRAVAIAFFLLFPLSTATVWIFAAAMGLLWLGTVPLTNGLIAQIFGLRYMSMLTGVVFLGHQLGAFLGVWLGGRIFDQTGSYLLAWLIAIGLSVVAALCSWPINEKPLARQAVPA
- a CDS encoding MBL fold metallo-hydrolase, which encodes MRYTIIPVTPFEQNCTVFWCEKTRQAAVIDPGGDVERVLDFLDQEKLMLAKILVTHGHIDHAGGVAALAARTGAPIEGPQEEDRFWIQSMPQQSKMFGVSSALSFEPDRWLHAGDKVNFGEIELEVLHCPGHTPGHVVFFHRPSRLAQVGDVLFQGSIGRTDFPRGDYDTLIRSIKERLFPLGDDVEFICGHGPMSTLGEERRHNPFLSGRYG
- a CDS encoding DNA-3-methyladenine glycosylase 2 family protein, producing the protein MTPPYWQQAARELAAADERMGELVERYSGLGLVSRGDPFATLARSIVGQQISVKAADSVWGRFVAALPEVSPQAVMVAGEEGLAGCGLSRRKSEYVRDLAAHFVAGRLDPSAWAALDDEALIAALTEVRGIGRWTAEMFLIFNQLRPDVFPIDDLGLRRAVFERYFAGARQSRQVLAEFGERWRPWRSVATWHLWRSLDPLPVEY
- a CDS encoding acetyl-CoA carboxylase carboxyltransferase subunit alpha translates to MKTTFLDFEQSIAELESKIEELRFVQDDSAVDIAEEIERLEKKSAQLTKDVYAKLSPWQISQVARHPQRPYTLDYLSLIFSDFEELHGDRAFADDHAIVGGLARFNGQPVMVIGHQKGRDTKEKIYRNFGMPRPEGYRKALRLMRLAEKFGLPVLTFVDTPGAYPGIDAEERGQSEAIGRNLYVMAELKVPVIVTIIGEGGSGGALAIAVGDVLHMLQYSTYSVISPEGCASILWKSADKAPEAAETMGITAPRLKTLGLVDRIVSEPLGGAHRDHVAMAQSLKKVLQDALMNLSALSTTELLAKRYERLMSYGRFKEQPAK
- the tilS gene encoding tRNA lysidine(34) synthetase TilS translates to MAASRNNLQSSLPARVAAFLATRTTPGEDICVGLSGGCDSVALLNVLAILVPHGHLRAVHVHHGLSTNADRWADFCTDYCRDLGIGLLVERVEVDRRSGLGLEAAAREARYRVFSGSTGGLLMLGHHQGDQAETLLFNLLRGTGVSGAAGMPVDRQHGQLRILRPLLDTSREEIEAYARQHALTWVDDESNADTGLTRNFLRHSVLTAVASRFTAAEKNLAQAAGRFAEAAILLDQLAAIDWQAAAVDDTLDLKKIRDLSPPRLKNLLRHRLRQLGWQAPAAARLEEFARQLQSAGPDRHPSLDLAEGSMVSGQGRLRWITRG